One Tessaracoccus lacteus DNA window includes the following coding sequences:
- the crtI gene encoding phytoene desaturase family protein codes for MTRTVVIGAGVAGLATAALLAAEGHDVEVLERNDEVGGRAGSLTRDGFRFDTGPSWFLMPEVFDRFFALLGTSTEEQLDLRLLDPGYRIFPEPGGDEPFTVPLGEQRVLEAFEARSPGSAEELRRYLVSAREASALATDHFLYNPFTDPTTLTHGDILRRAPRLARLLGTSLESFVAARFTDPVLRQALGYPAVFLGTSPADAPAIYHLMSALDLGDGVAYPMGGFHELVNRLHDLAVGAGARITTGAKVTHIETMTGGRRHRAQAVTWRDTDGAPRRSATDVVVSAADLHHTETRLLDPAARSYPESWWRRRTSGPGAVLVLLGVEGQLPQLPHHSLFFSRDWGANFDAIFGRSPHVPDPASMYVCRPSATDPDVAPPGHENLFVLVPVPADPALGSGGPDGTGSPAVEAAADAAIARIAAWAGIDDLADRIIVRHTIGPGDFADSYNSWMGGMLGPAHILSQSAMFRAGNRSKRVENLFYAGGTTSPGVGVPMCLISAELVLKHLRGDRTAGPLPRPTGVQA; via the coding sequence ATGACCCGCACCGTCGTCATCGGGGCGGGGGTCGCGGGCCTGGCCACCGCCGCGCTGCTCGCCGCGGAGGGCCACGACGTGGAGGTGCTGGAGCGGAACGACGAGGTCGGCGGCCGCGCCGGCTCGCTGACCCGCGACGGGTTCCGCTTCGACACCGGCCCGTCCTGGTTCCTCATGCCCGAGGTATTCGACCGCTTCTTCGCGCTGCTGGGCACCTCGACCGAGGAGCAGCTCGACCTGCGGCTCCTCGACCCCGGCTACCGCATCTTCCCCGAGCCCGGGGGTGACGAGCCGTTCACGGTGCCGCTCGGTGAGCAGCGGGTGCTCGAGGCCTTCGAGGCGCGGTCTCCCGGCTCGGCCGAAGAGCTGCGCCGCTACCTCGTCTCCGCCCGGGAGGCGTCAGCGCTGGCCACCGACCACTTCCTCTACAACCCGTTCACCGATCCGACGACGCTGACGCACGGCGACATCCTGCGCCGGGCGCCTCGCCTGGCGCGGCTGCTCGGCACCAGCCTGGAGTCCTTCGTCGCAGCGCGCTTCACCGACCCGGTGCTCCGGCAGGCGCTCGGCTACCCGGCGGTATTCCTCGGCACCAGCCCAGCCGACGCGCCGGCGATCTACCACCTAATGAGCGCCCTCGACCTCGGCGACGGTGTCGCCTACCCCATGGGCGGCTTCCACGAGCTCGTCAACCGGCTCCACGACCTGGCCGTCGGGGCCGGGGCGCGGATCACCACCGGCGCCAAGGTGACGCACATCGAGACCATGACGGGCGGACGCCGGCACCGGGCGCAGGCCGTCACCTGGCGTGACACCGACGGGGCACCTCGCCGGAGCGCGACGGACGTCGTCGTCTCCGCTGCCGACCTGCACCACACCGAGACACGCCTGCTCGACCCAGCCGCCCGCTCCTACCCGGAGTCCTGGTGGCGGCGGCGCACCAGCGGTCCTGGCGCGGTGCTCGTCCTGCTGGGCGTCGAGGGTCAGCTGCCCCAGCTGCCCCACCACAGTCTGTTCTTCTCCCGCGACTGGGGAGCCAACTTCGACGCCATCTTCGGTCGCTCGCCGCATGTGCCGGATCCCGCGTCGATGTACGTGTGCCGGCCGAGCGCGACGGACCCGGACGTCGCCCCTCCCGGGCACGAGAACCTCTTCGTCCTCGTCCCCGTGCCCGCCGACCCTGCCCTCGGCTCCGGCGGCCCGGACGGCACCGGCAGCCCCGCCGTCGAGGCCGCGGCCGACGCCGCCATCGCGCGGATCGCGGCCTGGGCCGGGATCGACGACCTCGCCGACCGCATCATCGTGCGTCACACGATCGGACCAGGCGACTTCGCGGACAGCTACAACTCGTGGATGGGCGGCATGCTCGGCCCGGCCCATATCCTCAGCCAGAGCGCCATGTTCCGGGCCGGGAACCGGTCGAAGCGCGTGGAGAACCTGTTCTACGCCGGCGGCACGACCAGCCCCGGCGTCGGGGTGCCGATGTGCCTGATCAGCGCCGAGCTCGTGCTCAAGCACCTGCGCGGGGACCGCACCGCCGGGCCCCTGCCGCGGCCGACGGGCGTCCAAGCATGA
- a CDS encoding phytoene/squalene synthase family protein, whose amino-acid sequence MSAGALQRYTETAERAAAEVIDSYSTSFTLATRLLGARHRRHIRNIYALVRVADELVDGVTEEADLDPAQQAAALDRLIDETRSALLTGYSSDLVVHAFASTAHECGIDWPLVDPFFASMRSDLVTAGASVGYDDAAHAEYVHGSAEVVGLMCLRVFTRSSDLSPEQVSRLDEGASALGAAFQNVNFLRDLADDTGRLGRNYLADAPRLTQADVDRWVATIRGELATAAAVIPALPRDARAAVRAAAYLFAALTDRVEAAGVERLYHSRVRVPGPLKAWLAARAWLRTRLEPGR is encoded by the coding sequence ATGAGCGCCGGCGCACTGCAGCGGTACACGGAGACGGCCGAACGCGCCGCGGCGGAGGTCATCGACAGCTACTCGACCTCGTTCACTCTGGCGACGCGGCTCCTCGGCGCCCGGCACCGTCGTCACATCCGCAACATCTACGCGCTCGTGCGGGTCGCGGACGAGCTGGTCGACGGGGTGACCGAGGAGGCCGACCTCGACCCCGCCCAACAGGCCGCGGCCCTCGACCGGCTGATCGACGAGACGCGCAGCGCGCTGCTCACGGGCTACAGCAGCGACCTCGTGGTGCACGCCTTCGCCTCGACGGCGCACGAGTGCGGGATCGACTGGCCACTCGTCGACCCGTTCTTCGCGTCGATGCGCTCGGATCTCGTCACGGCGGGGGCGAGCGTCGGCTACGACGACGCCGCCCATGCCGAGTACGTGCACGGCTCCGCGGAGGTCGTCGGGCTGATGTGCCTGCGGGTCTTCACCAGATCCTCGGACCTCAGCCCCGAACAGGTCAGCCGGTTGGATGAGGGCGCAAGCGCGCTCGGTGCCGCCTTCCAGAACGTCAACTTCCTCCGCGACCTCGCCGACGACACCGGCCGCCTCGGCCGGAACTACCTCGCGGACGCGCCGCGGCTGACCCAGGCCGACGTCGACCGGTGGGTCGCCACGATCCGCGGCGAGCTGGCGACCGCGGCCGCCGTCATCCCCGCACTGCCCCGCGACGCGCGGGCGGCCGTCCGCGCCGCCGCCTACCTGTTCGCGGCGCTGACCGACCGGGTCGAGGCAGCCGGCGTCGAGCGCCTCTACCACTCCCGCGTCCGCGTGCCCGGCCCACTCAAGGCGTGGCTCGCCGCGAGGGCCTGGCTCCGAACCCGACTGGAGCCCGGGCGATGA
- a CDS encoding polyprenyl synthetase family protein, translating into MSALAREEALTTRQAVGERLEAFFDARSRHAGAYDRHFRHLWDLAYECAFGGKLVRPVLLIDMYDALSDIPDPDVHEKLLDLGAAVELLHFAFLLHDDVIDGDVQRRGRPNLVGALLADAPPGVDPEAAGHWARSGAILMGDLVLAGMHQLVARVDLPVAQRTRILDLIDFTITETVAGEYADVSMGDGILSGALPRVLSTTLRKTATYTFELPLRVAATLAGASTATEETLAAIGRQLGLAFQLQDDLLSTFGIAREHGKDRYSDLREGKQTAIIAFARHTDAWQRLEPLLGNPDLSPAQGALASHLLSECGARAFVEQLVDERYTEVGTLLSDGPVPPRAADLIRSLAEQLRDRRS; encoded by the coding sequence GTGAGCGCCCTGGCCCGCGAAGAGGCGCTCACGACGAGACAGGCCGTCGGGGAGCGCCTCGAGGCCTTCTTCGACGCCCGCTCGCGGCATGCCGGCGCCTATGACCGCCACTTCCGACACCTGTGGGACCTGGCCTACGAATGCGCCTTCGGCGGCAAACTCGTCAGGCCGGTGCTGCTGATCGACATGTACGACGCTCTCTCCGACATACCGGATCCGGACGTGCACGAGAAGCTCCTGGACCTGGGGGCCGCCGTCGAGCTGCTGCACTTCGCGTTCCTGCTCCACGACGACGTCATCGACGGCGACGTGCAACGCCGCGGACGCCCGAACCTGGTCGGAGCACTCCTCGCCGACGCGCCCCCGGGCGTCGACCCCGAGGCCGCTGGGCATTGGGCGCGGAGCGGGGCGATCCTGATGGGTGACCTGGTCCTGGCGGGCATGCACCAGCTCGTCGCCCGCGTCGACCTGCCCGTGGCACAGCGGACCAGGATCCTCGACCTGATCGACTTCACCATCACCGAGACCGTCGCCGGCGAGTACGCCGACGTGTCGATGGGTGACGGGATCCTGTCGGGCGCGCTGCCTCGGGTGCTCAGCACCACGCTCCGGAAGACGGCGACCTACACCTTCGAGCTGCCGCTGCGCGTCGCGGCGACGCTGGCGGGGGCCTCCACAGCCACGGAGGAGACCCTTGCCGCCATCGGCAGGCAGCTCGGCCTGGCCTTTCAGCTGCAGGACGACCTGCTCTCGACCTTCGGGATAGCCCGCGAGCACGGCAAGGACCGCTACTCCGACCTCCGTGAGGGAAAGCAGACCGCGATCATCGCGTTCGCCCGCCACACCGACGCCTGGCAGCGCCTCGAGCCGCTGCTGGGGAACCCTGACCTGTCTCCGGCCCAGGGCGCTCTGGCCTCGCACCTGCTGTCCGAGTGCGGGGCGCGGGCCTTCGTCGAGCAGCTCGTGGACGAGCGTTACACCGAGGTCGGCACCTTGTTGAGCGACGGGCCGGTCCCGCCGCGCGCGGCGGACCTGATCCGCTCGCTGGCAGAGCAGCTCCGGGACCGCCGCTCATGA
- the idi gene encoding isopentenyl-diphosphate Delta-isomerase: MEKISSPPDTDEVVVLLHEDGQPSGTALKSEVHDTSTPLHLAFSCYLLDPQGRVLVTRRALTKRTWPGVWTNSFCGHPAPGESLTDALARRAREELGAGVEEPRLALPDFRYRAVDTTGIVENEICPVFVARLASPLSPQPAEVMDIAWVAPVDLAAAVDAAGFAFSPWLRMQLPPLVTRGSLLPRSET; the protein is encoded by the coding sequence ATGGAGAAGATCAGTTCCCCCCCTGATACCGATGAGGTGGTCGTGCTCCTCCACGAGGACGGGCAGCCGAGCGGGACCGCACTCAAGAGCGAAGTCCACGACACCTCGACGCCTTTGCATCTGGCCTTCTCCTGCTACCTCCTTGATCCTCAGGGCAGAGTGCTGGTCACCCGCAGGGCGCTGACGAAGAGGACCTGGCCGGGAGTCTGGACCAACAGCTTCTGCGGCCATCCCGCACCCGGTGAGTCCCTGACCGATGCCTTGGCGCGACGGGCCCGCGAGGAGCTAGGAGCCGGGGTCGAGGAGCCCCGGCTTGCCCTGCCGGACTTCCGCTACCGCGCGGTCGACACAACAGGGATCGTCGAGAACGAGATCTGCCCGGTGTTCGTGGCCCGTCTCGCCTCGCCGCTCTCCCCCCAGCCGGCAGAGGTGATGGACATCGCCTGGGTGGCCCCAGTGGACCTGGCGGCCGCCGTCGACGCCGCGGGCTTCGCCTTCAGCCCATGGCTCCGGATGCAGCTTCCCCCTCTCGTGACCCGTGGTTCGCTGCTCCCGAGGTCCGAGACGTGA
- a CDS encoding MarR family winged helix-turn-helix transcriptional regulator, which translates to MSDPSGVLVDRTQLTADDVAQVDEVMIALVELRAAETRLAEESSRYMKLGSTDMQAIHFLIAGRHRGQDVTAGAVAAHLEISSASTTKLLDRLERAGHIHREPHPADRRSVVIRLAESTYASAMDTVGRQQSRRVHAVTMLTPEERDVVVRFLRQMAADLADFDGFGEG; encoded by the coding sequence GTGAGTGACCCCAGCGGAGTGCTCGTTGACAGAACGCAGCTGACCGCCGACGACGTCGCCCAGGTCGATGAGGTGATGATCGCGCTCGTGGAGCTTCGCGCCGCCGAGACGCGGCTGGCGGAAGAGTCCAGCCGCTACATGAAGCTCGGATCCACCGATATGCAGGCCATTCATTTCCTGATCGCCGGCCGACACAGGGGCCAGGATGTGACGGCGGGTGCGGTCGCGGCCCACCTCGAGATCTCGAGCGCGTCCACCACCAAGCTGCTCGACCGCCTTGAGCGGGCTGGGCACATCCATCGAGAGCCGCACCCGGCGGACAGGCGGTCCGTCGTGATCCGCCTTGCGGAGTCCACATACGCCTCGGCCATGGACACCGTCGGCCGGCAGCAGTCGCGTCGTGTCCACGCCGTCACGATGCTCACCCCCGAGGAGCGGGACGTCGTCGTCAGGTTCCTGCGGCAGATGGCCGCGGATCTCGCCGACTTCGACGGTTTCGGCGAAGGGTGA
- a CDS encoding FAD-dependent oxidoreductase: protein MPGRDPRAVRHPGPAGLYRSTVERHVCVVGGGIAGLAAATVLAERGIHVTLLESGDRLGGRVSAWPLDDGRTMSRGFHAFFRQYYNLRSLLRRTDPALARLIPVDDYPLQRPDGTRDSFAGIPRTPPWSLLGFVVRSDAFTARSLSRVDVGAALELLRVGFPDTYLRYEGESAAEFLDRLRFPPGARDLALEVFARSFFADPHDFAAGELVAMFHTYFVGSAEGLLFDVPDDDYDTALWAPLGRLLVDLGADVRTTTSAEAIELTDEGAHVRIAGGEAVDCDAVVLAADPRSARDLIAGLSASPEPAGLEAWRADAAATGNAPPFLVVRLWLDGPVDAGREAFVGTSGYGPLDNVTVLERFEDGAARWAAAHGGSVVELHAYACPPEVLQDPAALDALVADLVDQLHRIYPETERLTATSTEVLLRDDCAVMPPTGWSRRPSVSTPFESLVLAGDWVRTGLPVALMERAATTGFEAANHLLGRWGVAGQDVWTVPMRGLLTLRRNRRSRRDPRPSAAGT, encoded by the coding sequence ATGCCGGGCCGCGACCCGCGCGCCGTCCGCCACCCCGGCCCGGCGGGGCTCTACCGCAGCACGGTCGAGCGCCACGTGTGCGTCGTCGGCGGCGGCATCGCCGGGCTGGCCGCCGCAACGGTGCTCGCGGAGCGCGGGATCCACGTCACCCTGCTGGAGTCGGGAGACCGGCTGGGTGGCCGGGTGTCGGCCTGGCCCCTGGACGACGGCCGGACCATGAGCCGCGGGTTCCACGCGTTCTTCCGTCAGTACTACAACCTGCGCTCGCTGCTGCGTCGCACCGACCCGGCTCTCGCCCGGCTCATACCGGTCGACGACTATCCCCTCCAGCGGCCGGACGGGACCCGCGACTCCTTCGCTGGCATCCCCCGCACTCCCCCCTGGAGCCTGCTCGGCTTCGTGGTCCGCTCCGACGCGTTCACCGCCCGCTCGCTCTCGCGCGTCGACGTGGGCGCCGCCCTCGAGCTGCTGCGCGTCGGCTTCCCCGACACGTACCTGCGCTACGAGGGTGAGTCCGCGGCCGAGTTCCTCGACCGACTGCGCTTCCCGCCCGGCGCCAGGGACCTGGCGCTGGAGGTGTTCGCGAGGTCCTTCTTCGCCGACCCGCACGACTTCGCGGCCGGCGAACTGGTCGCCATGTTCCACACGTACTTCGTCGGGTCCGCCGAAGGGCTGCTGTTCGACGTTCCCGACGACGACTACGACACCGCCCTGTGGGCACCGCTGGGCCGCCTGCTCGTCGACCTCGGCGCCGACGTCCGCACCACCACCTCCGCAGAGGCGATCGAGCTGACCGACGAGGGCGCGCACGTGAGGATCGCGGGCGGCGAGGCTGTCGACTGCGATGCCGTCGTGCTGGCCGCGGACCCACGCTCCGCCAGGGACCTGATCGCCGGCCTGTCGGCCTCGCCCGAACCCGCGGGCCTCGAGGCCTGGCGCGCCGACGCCGCCGCCACTGGCAACGCACCGCCGTTCCTCGTCGTGCGGCTGTGGCTCGATGGCCCCGTCGATGCCGGACGCGAGGCCTTCGTCGGCACCAGCGGCTACGGCCCCCTCGACAACGTGACCGTGCTGGAGCGCTTCGAGGACGGCGCCGCGCGGTGGGCGGCCGCGCACGGCGGCTCGGTGGTGGAGTTGCACGCCTACGCCTGCCCACCAGAGGTTCTGCAGGACCCCGCCGCACTCGATGCCCTGGTCGCCGACCTCGTCGACCAGCTTCACCGGATCTACCCGGAGACGGAACGACTGACCGCCACCTCGACTGAGGTACTGCTCCGCGACGACTGCGCCGTCATGCCCCCGACGGGGTGGTCGCGCCGGCCCAGCGTCTCCACGCCGTTCGAGTCCCTGGTGTTGGCGGGTGACTGGGTACGCACGGGGCTACCTGTCGCCCTCATGGAACGCGCCGCGACGACGGGCTTCGAGGCGGCCAACCACCTGCTTGGCCGGTGGGGAGTGGCCGGTCAGGACGTGTGGACCGTGCCCATGCGGGGCTTGCTCACCCTTCGCCGAAACCGTCGAAGTCGGCGAGATCCGCGGCCATCTGCCGCAGGAACCTGA
- a CDS encoding class I SAM-dependent methyltransferase yields the protein MMHDLRARFDHGADHYDLLVSLNPGYHRHLRSAAAELASRLHDVDAPRVLDLACGSGASTRALVDALPAGATVHGIDLSRGMLAQAARHTWPPGVSFEQGRVGNLDTARLGEGSWDAVFASYLFRNIPEAGRDGALAEVARLLKPGGHLITQEYSVAGSPGADRRWTLVSWSIIIPLGSVVDRDPDLYRYLWRSARRFDSPAAFMDRIADAGFRDVRTRTVSGWQRGILHTFAAVRP from the coding sequence ATGATGCATGACCTGCGCGCACGGTTCGACCATGGCGCCGACCACTACGACCTGCTGGTCTCGCTCAACCCCGGCTACCACCGACACCTGCGCTCCGCCGCCGCCGAACTCGCCTCTCGGCTGCACGACGTCGACGCTCCACGGGTGCTGGACCTCGCCTGCGGATCCGGAGCCTCGACACGGGCCCTGGTCGACGCCCTCCCCGCCGGGGCTACCGTCCACGGCATCGACCTGTCCAGGGGCATGCTCGCCCAGGCTGCTCGGCACACCTGGCCTCCGGGTGTCAGCTTCGAACAGGGCCGCGTCGGAAACCTGGACACCGCCCGACTTGGCGAGGGCAGCTGGGACGCCGTGTTCGCCAGCTACCTGTTCCGCAACATCCCCGAGGCCGGGCGCGACGGGGCGCTCGCCGAGGTGGCGCGCCTGCTGAAACCAGGCGGGCACCTCATCACACAGGAGTACTCGGTCGCAGGCTCCCCCGGTGCTGACCGGCGCTGGACGCTCGTCTCCTGGTCGATCATCATCCCCCTGGGCTCGGTGGTCGACCGCGACCCTGACCTCTACCGCTACCTGTGGCGCAGCGCCCGACGGTTCGACTCCCCCGCCGCGTTCATGGACCGCATCGCCGACGCGGGCTTCCGCGACGTCCGTACCCGCACCGTCAGCGGCTGGCAGCGCGGCATCCTGCACACGTTCGCGGCGGTGCGTCCGTGA
- a CDS encoding lycopene cyclase domain-containing protein, with protein sequence MPEYTVLTVVAVVVVIALELAWLRTGIFRSAQYWAAMAIVFFFQCLVDGWLTKLSDPIVLYSPTQFSGIRFPWDIPIEDFGFGFAMVTGTMLGWLRLGSKEARDDA encoded by the coding sequence ATGCCTGAGTACACAGTCCTCACGGTCGTCGCCGTAGTGGTGGTGATCGCGCTGGAGCTCGCCTGGTTACGCACCGGCATCTTCCGTTCGGCCCAGTACTGGGCCGCCATGGCGATCGTGTTCTTCTTCCAGTGTCTGGTCGACGGGTGGCTCACCAAGCTGAGCGACCCGATTGTCCTCTACTCCCCCACCCAGTTCTCCGGCATCCGGTTCCCATGGGACATCCCCATCGAGGACTTCGGGTTCGGTTTCGCGATGGTGACGGGCACGATGCTCGGATGGCTGCGACTCGGCAGCAAGGAGGCTCGAGATGATGCATGA
- a CDS encoding lycopene cyclase domain-containing protein, translated as MLLTTEEVGVDGWQYLILMGACVLITLPLEFVLGARVYRSPRRLALAMAPMLVVFIVWDVVGILRGHWSYSDRFTTGIMLGVMPLEELVFFLVIPLCGLLTYEAVGRVAALIRSTGRLRWRWPDGIVREQEEKADA; from the coding sequence GTGCTGCTGACTACGGAGGAGGTCGGGGTGGACGGCTGGCAGTACCTGATCCTCATGGGCGCGTGTGTGCTGATCACACTGCCACTGGAGTTCGTGCTCGGCGCGCGGGTCTACCGCTCCCCTCGTCGGCTGGCGCTGGCTATGGCCCCGATGCTGGTGGTGTTCATCGTCTGGGATGTCGTCGGCATCCTGCGCGGGCACTGGAGCTACTCCGACCGCTTCACGACGGGGATCATGCTGGGCGTGATGCCGCTGGAGGAGCTCGTCTTCTTCCTCGTCATCCCGCTGTGCGGGCTGCTGACCTACGAGGCCGTGGGGCGCGTCGCGGCGCTGATCCGATCCACGGGCCGGCTGCGGTGGCGCTGGCCCGACGGAATCGTCCGCGAACAGGAGGAGAAGGCCGATGCCTGA
- a CDS encoding VOC family protein: MHVDHLIYAIGPDGLKAEAERLADELGTEYKDGGFHPRFGTRNHIIPLTDGRYIEVVEVLDHPASDKAAFGQAVRARSEMGGGWLGWVVSVADLTPYEERLNRSAVPGSRQFPDGRRLEWSQIGIRGLIADPQLPYFLQWKSDASLRPSALSGDATLTEIQIAGSASRLSEWLGEPIGAELDGVKLDLVSPRGTPGISSVTFECPKGTVTI, encoded by the coding sequence ATGCACGTCGACCATCTGATCTATGCCATTGGTCCCGACGGCCTCAAAGCGGAGGCCGAGCGGCTCGCTGACGAGCTCGGAACCGAGTACAAGGACGGCGGCTTCCACCCGCGCTTCGGCACCCGCAACCACATCATCCCGCTGACCGACGGTCGCTACATCGAGGTCGTCGAGGTCCTCGATCACCCCGCGTCCGACAAGGCGGCGTTCGGCCAGGCCGTCAGGGCCCGTTCGGAGATGGGTGGCGGCTGGCTCGGCTGGGTCGTGAGCGTCGCGGACCTGACCCCCTATGAAGAGCGCCTGAACCGCTCCGCGGTCCCCGGGTCGCGTCAGTTTCCCGACGGCCGCCGGCTCGAGTGGTCACAGATCGGCATCCGCGGCCTGATCGCCGACCCGCAGCTGCCGTACTTCCTGCAGTGGAAGAGCGACGCGTCGCTGCGCCCCTCCGCCCTTTCGGGCGACGCGACCCTGACCGAGATCCAGATTGCCGGTTCCGCCAGCCGGCTGTCCGAGTGGCTCGGTGAGCCGATCGGTGCCGAACTCGACGGCGTCAAGCTCGACCTGGTCTCCCCCCGCGGGACCCCTGGAATCAGCAGCGTCACGTTCGAATGCCCTAAGGGAACCGTCACGATCTGA
- a CDS encoding sugar phosphate isomerase/epimerase family protein codes for MNVPQVLLSTTSVFPEASTSAFELSASLGYDGVELMVGVDSLSVDIDAIAKLADYHGVPVRSVHAPTLLVTQGTWGNDSWEKLRRSGEAVRQLGGDVVVVHPPFRWQRDYGKTFVDGIATLNADFDDVKFCVENMYPWRTPAGNIQAYLPGWDPTDFAYEHLTLDLSHASTSQRQSMDFVHAWGSRLAHVHLTDGKGSLKDEHLLPGEGDQSAWDVLAEICSRGFEGHIVLEVSTRRARSRAEREALLGESLENIRRTMSAAVPEKG; via the coding sequence GTGAACGTCCCGCAGGTCCTGCTGTCGACCACTTCGGTCTTCCCCGAGGCCTCAACCAGCGCATTCGAGTTGTCCGCCTCTCTCGGCTACGACGGGGTGGAGCTCATGGTCGGCGTCGATTCCCTGAGCGTGGACATCGATGCCATCGCGAAACTGGCCGACTACCACGGAGTCCCCGTGCGGTCCGTGCACGCACCGACGTTGCTCGTCACGCAGGGAACCTGGGGCAACGACTCCTGGGAGAAGCTGCGCCGCTCCGGGGAGGCGGTCCGTCAGTTGGGCGGCGACGTGGTCGTCGTGCACCCGCCGTTTCGTTGGCAGCGCGACTACGGAAAGACCTTCGTCGACGGCATCGCGACCCTGAACGCGGACTTCGACGACGTGAAGTTCTGCGTAGAGAACATGTATCCGTGGCGCACGCCCGCCGGCAACATCCAGGCCTACCTGCCCGGCTGGGATCCCACCGACTTCGCGTACGAGCACCTGACCCTCGACCTCTCGCACGCCTCCACCTCGCAGCGGCAGTCCATGGACTTCGTTCACGCCTGGGGGTCGCGCCTCGCCCACGTCCACCTCACCGACGGCAAGGGCTCGCTGAAGGACGAACACCTCCTTCCCGGCGAGGGTGACCAGTCGGCCTGGGACGTGCTCGCGGAGATCTGCAGCCGCGGTTTCGAGGGCCATATCGTGCTGGAGGTCTCCACTCGGCGCGCACGCTCCCGAGCTGAACGCGAGGCCCTCCTCGGCGAGTCCCTGGAGAACATCCGGCGCACGATGTCGGCCGCCGTGCCGGAGAAGGGCTGA
- a CDS encoding proline dehydrogenase family protein, with product MTKVNRPLRRLIRSRRVRQSALATGVAQDTAASYIAGPDLDAASTVVERLRRQGLDVSLAYLPETDEETESIAELHRALEWFGDGDRGIEFSVKPSSLGLREDPAAATEALRELATAAHDRGAFLTLEMQGAEAYDATLAMWRDVREDVPTLGITLPAEIRRSEREALTLAREGARIRICVGSYPVPRDQIHRREQDKLLAFVRCLRIVMENGGYAMVASHDATIIAITQELAGRSNVPANGFEFQMLQGVRPLEQRRLVDVGYRCRTYLPYGPAWFEYLTTRIAARPRTAFNYLRALADKR from the coding sequence GTGACCAAGGTCAACCGTCCGCTGCGCCGCCTGATCCGCTCGCGCAGGGTGCGCCAGTCCGCGCTCGCCACCGGCGTGGCCCAGGACACCGCGGCCAGCTACATCGCCGGCCCCGATCTTGACGCTGCTTCGACGGTCGTCGAAAGACTCCGTCGGCAGGGTCTGGACGTGTCGCTGGCCTATCTCCCCGAGACGGACGAGGAGACGGAGTCGATCGCCGAGTTGCACAGGGCCCTTGAGTGGTTCGGTGACGGTGACCGCGGCATCGAGTTCTCCGTGAAGCCGTCGTCGTTGGGGCTGCGCGAGGACCCGGCCGCCGCGACGGAGGCGCTTCGAGAGCTGGCAACCGCCGCGCATGATCGCGGAGCCTTCCTCACCCTCGAGATGCAGGGCGCCGAGGCCTACGACGCGACGCTTGCCATGTGGCGCGACGTGCGCGAAGACGTCCCGACGCTCGGGATTACGCTGCCGGCCGAGATCCGACGCAGCGAACGGGAGGCTCTCACGCTGGCCCGCGAGGGAGCCCGCATCCGCATCTGCGTCGGCTCCTACCCCGTTCCGCGCGACCAGATCCATCGCCGGGAACAGGACAAGCTGCTGGCCTTCGTGCGGTGCCTGCGGATCGTGATGGAGAACGGCGGCTACGCGATGGTCGCCTCGCACGACGCCACCATCATCGCCATCACCCAGGAACTGGCCGGCCGCAGCAATGTCCCTGCCAACGGGTTCGAGTTCCAGATGCTGCAGGGCGTCAGGCCGCTGGAGCAGCGCAGACTGGTGGACGTCGGCTACCGCTGCCGCACCTACCTTCCCTACGGGCCCGCATGGTTCGAGTACCTGACCACCCGCATCGCGGCCCGCCCCCGCACGGCCTTCAACTACCTGCGGGCGCTGGCGGACAAGAGATGA